The DNA sequence aagaaaaaaaatattttcatgtatAGTAATAAAGCATTCTTTACACAAAACTAACAGTCCTTTTGACGGAGTAATAATGTGGGTATTTAGGCAGGAGTTAGAAGAAAGTATGTTAATGGTTAAGATATTCTTTATACAGAATTAAATTGGAACCCTAGTAACGGTGTACAAACAATGTTCTCCATACAAAAGTAAGAATGACAAtttttaacagtgtattgaaaatgtTCTTTATACAAGAGTAAGGAGGAATGCTTAAAACAATGTATTTAAAATATCCTTCATACAAAACTCAGAAGGAAGTCTGTGAACGGTGTAGTTAAAGTATCCTTCatacaaaaataagaaagaagtgTTTTGAcagtgtatgaacaaatgttaccaGAATGTAAATTTAAATATATTGTCAGTAAAGTAAAGAGACACTGTGTAGGAGTTCTAAATATTATTATAATAGAGATTTTTTGCCAGGGATAGCTGATTTCGGCTGTAAGACACATTCAGGCACTTTGTCAGGAATCTTTTGTAAAGGCAGTATTTTTTGCGCAGGTATTTAGCTTCGTATGCCGATTCTTCATAGCATTCTCCCCTATTTTCGCTAGACTAAAACTTGGCGGAATTTGTTATTGCTATTCAGCGAGAGCAATTTTGCGCTGCTGATAAAGCTTACCCATAAAACACGGGAGCATATGAATACCTTATTTATTGCAAAGGACGAAATTAAACGACGGACGTTAATGGTAGCCTGCAATTACAATTAACGGGTCCCCTTTTCACCAAGTACTAACGTAGTTTTCTGGAGTTCATTGAGAAAACGATGGCAACACACTACAAACCTCGTAAAACGCTAATGACAGGGGAGGGAAATGAGGGTTGAGTTATTATTTGCAATGCTTCCAATTGGCACACCGTCAACGCTTGGCATACATCAAACTTGCTATACCGCCCAATATTATTGATTTTCTACTCAATGTCAGTTTTTCTAGGACTCCTTGCATCCTTGCAGATAATGGCGGTATGGCATTGTGCATCACTTCAATAAATATTCTTTACAAAGGGTATAATTAATGAACGCAAATGAAGCATTGATCGTACGTCATTCCTAACGTGATTCTATACTTTAATACAATAAAAGCTGCGTGATTTACCTAGGTCTCAAAGGCGACAGGAAAACTAGACTACCAGCTTCGTAGAACGTATCAAAATAGGGAATAAACAAGTATCACAAATATTCGATAAATATTTTTCAAAAAACATAGCCTACACCAGTTGAAACGTTCCATAAACGTCAATGATGGCGTGGCGTCAATTTCTTTCTAATTATGAAATTACTGCAGTTCTTCGCcgacaccctcccccccccccctagggcATAGAAGCTTAATGTGTTTCGTATACAGACTCTAAAGCGGCTGGTAACAAAGGTTTAGCAATATTTCATCAATTCCAAATAAACGACGTAGTCAAATGTTGGCCGCCTATCACCCCTAAAATATTTTCTGCTTTCTCAAGATATAAACTTGAGGGTTTATTTGTATTTCTCAGAAAATCGTGAAGGAGGCACGGAAGGTGTTCGTGAGCTTCTAAactcataaacagcttcgctgtaaagcaaGCTGGATTCTTGGTGCAACCTCAAAGATAATGAGtggtgcaatgttttttttttgtatgcagaCAAGTTCGTTGCCTCCACAAGGGCTGCGGCTGGGTCCACCGCTTGAACGAGCTGGCCGCTCGTCTGGCGCAGCACCACAACGTCAGCGTGATTGAAGTGCAGGGTAAGTCAGTACAACAAGAAAGTGAACACGAACTGTATTCCAATGTAAAGATTGGGAGTGATAACTTGCGCTGCATGTCACCGTAACATCAGCATGGAAACTGGCCTTTGCAATGCGGAGCTAGCCGTGCAGGAGTACTGCCCTAAGGTGCCAGGTGGACTAGGGAACCGCAATGCATCGATTTCGACCTTTTAAAATATAGTAGTCATTGATGGACTTCAGTGCTGAcgtcgaaaaaaaattatttatatcACATGGATTCAGGAAGCATGTTAACGCGCAAAACGGATGTGAGTGAATGTTTCGACCCTTCATGTTCAGCCATTCGGAATTGTGAAGGGGCCATGCAAGAGCACACTGACGCTTACCCGTTAAGGCGCATGTTTTACACAGCCTCATCATGGCATGAACCTCCTCAGTATAATTTGTATTTGAATACCGTCTCCCCATCTTAAATACAAAGGAAGACACGTCAGCCTAATGAGAATGAAAAAAGGTCTCACACTTACGTGCCGCACACGACAAAGGATGTAGTAGCTCgtaaaataaatcagttgtttgAGAGCGTCTcccttaggcgcccgtttctgcgttgAGTTTCGACGTCCCTCGGAGTCGGCGGTGTCCGTCAGCGTATCCGAGCGAACGAGTGCAGCGACGATtgagagagcgaacggggagcgctgcgagggatgaaagacggcgataacgaagagaacgcgaggagaaaagcgaaggcggagggtgcagcggaacaatTGAGGCGGTAAGCGGAGGAGCAGGGTATGGCGACACCGAGCGGGCCGCGTCGCTCTATGAACGGTAGATACGCTGGAGGAGGAGTTTGTGTGCGGGGTCCCGCGTTACAGGATAACGTTTTATGGTACCTTCTTATTAcagtccgaagctatcatgtcggCAGCTTGGGTTTGGGTTGTACTTAACGATTTTCATGACGCATCTTACTATGAGAAATTCAATTGGTTCAGTAAGGCCTGTGCTCCATGCTGAGCGACTGCATGGTTGCGGCTCGGAACGATTCTTTGTCAAGCGACGTCTGAAGCCGACACCGGAGTTTTTGCGACAAGGGGCCCTtgacactatcgcgttaaaaagtgaATAAGCACTTGCACGCTGCGACATTACCGCTCTCAAACATGCTAGAAAGCGGCGATGGGTGTTGTAGCTAGACCGTGATGGGGTTCCTGATGCCAGTTTTTGCTGAGTGTCCTCTCTTGTGTCTTGCAGAGGACCGCGCGGAGCTCGTCTTGCAAGATcccaacaacaaagaaaacagcaTGCGCATGGTCCTCCTGCTGCATCACGAGAGCGTGTTCGTAGTCACATACGAGCGGACTGGCCCGTTCTATACGGAAGCCAAACTCGATGTCGTCACGCTGACTCCTCGGTGTGACGAGTACGAGTTTGAGATTATTATTCGTGGACCCTCTGGCGTCAATTCATGGCGGTCACAGGCCCTTCCATGTGGAACATCCGAAGACACGTCAGTGCGGCTCAGCGAGTCATTCATCAACAACTTGGCTCCCGACGGAATGCTTAGAATGCAAATAAAATTGACAAAATCTGTCATGTAACAAGGACGAGGGGATTTGTGTCTTGCATATGGACAGACACCTGACAGCGTGACGTGGACTGACCCCTCAGTTGAAGAAAGCTGCGTTCCATCGCCCTCTTTTCTCAAGTGGTATCATTTCTGCCTGCAGGCAAGATgtttccctattgcaaaaaccagcgtcttccagtgccttccagtgtgaaacaaGCGCGTTTTTTGAAACTGGATCGCAATGGGTACCCTGGCGCTCGCTGTGACTCATTGGAACatcagtgagaacgctggataagggTTGAGTcgcactggaagagacgctgattccactgccatgacgctggggcgcactggctTGTGTTGTACAGgcactggttctcgctgcagttctgAATATGAAATTTTTCTGCAACTTTATCGCTTGATAATAGTcttttgtcctaaataacgctatatcttcggGTCATAAAACTTTATTTCGTGTCGCAGTTTGCAAAAAGGTAGgtgagctgccttgtttattcatgcacatttgacactgaagatcactttcggtTTTTGAATTTTCCCTTTTGATTGTGCGGATatctaaattcttgaacgaaaccccGCAAACGCAGAGAACGCcccgttttttagtagtttgcacgtaacatatgactgggagttgtcgccgttgtcacAGTGTTGTGGTGTGGCCGTGAactccagaagtcgttcagacgcgctcgaacggaccccgagttcgaagcctaccgctgactGACATCAttgcaccgataacaaagctgaggtgattcgcGCGCTTCCACTTTTCCTATTGTATTCAAAAAAAGGtcctgaggctcaaatacacacattttaacTTTCGCCAGCTAGCCGCGCCGAGATTTGTTCCCAGCGAAGCTTAGGCCTAGTGTATCCGCCCAGTctgtctgcacgctatcggcgcgtctaggctcaggaataaagaagtctaacaaggataaattatCGGTGTTCTGAAATGaaccattttttcatgtctacagtgccagcagaAGGCATCATTGAAAtaaggaaacgttgcatatccttcgcgtgaaaaacaagaaacggctatcgaaatcggcagtaataGCCCATACAGGGTCCCGGGTCCGCGGTTCATTAAGGACCTTTTTCGAACTTAAAATACCAATTGCAAgcgaaaatcgatgttgtggcacttccgagcatgctactgaagaCGGACACCAAATGTTTCTTTGTagtacaggcgtgagctttacgtgttgggcgatagcgcatctgcCATGTCTGTGCGAGGCGTACCTCTGCGAAACTAAAGCTGCTTCGCGATTTCGACGCGGCAAATTATCCGTTCACGTTCACCTGCTGGCGTGGCGCAGAAGGTGAACGTGAACGGATAATTTGCCGTGTCAAAATCACGAAGTAGCTTTAGTTTCGCAGAGGTACGCCTCGCACAGACATGGCAGATGCgtgcggcactggtggactctattttcccagatcctttgtatcgtgcaccttatttaaaccgaccttatcaggatgtatttaagcgcgtccgaaaaatgtgtgtacctcctggagtaaaaacatttttctttaaattacattcggaaacactccctgttaaaacttggttgaattcgaggggttgctttgtgccgtggtcaacaaactgtcggctctgtccacgtgccgaaaccatagatcactgcttcatagactgtagggacgctgtattcttttgggacattctccaacggacgctcaaaaaggacattgacatgaccccatatacaattaggtttctaccgtttaaggttacgggtggtcctccctatgacatgttcatagtacttggtttacatagcctatggagaagtagactgtgtgaccgccatgccgaaagcccgcg is a window from the Dermacentor variabilis isolate Ectoservices chromosome 3, ASM5094787v1, whole genome shotgun sequence genome containing:
- the LOC142575822 gene encoding uncharacterized protein LOC142575822 isoform X1, coding for MAESESSNEDTHMIPYTRCRNWSAGCTSVARLDMMSSHEATCGYRQVRCLHKGCGWVHRLNELAARLAQHHNVSVIEVQEDRAELVLQDPNNKENSMRMVLLLHHESVFVVTYERTGPFYTEAKLDVVTLTPRCDEYEFEIIIRGPSGVNSWRSQALPCGTSEDTSVRLSESFINNLAPDGMLRMQIKLTKSVM
- the LOC142575822 gene encoding uncharacterized protein LOC142575822 isoform X3; translation: MQIRYTKCKNWQSGCSEILSLHCMATHEKFCTFRQLRCLFNCCGWVHCLNKLAGHLARQHNVNVIAMQEDRAELVLQDPNNKENSMRMVLLLHHESVFVVTYERTGPFYTEAKLDVVTLTPRCDEYEFEIIIRGPSGVNSWRSQALPCGTSEDTSVRLSESFINNLAPDGMLRMQIKLTKSVM